A part of Miscanthus floridulus cultivar M001 chromosome 6, ASM1932011v1, whole genome shotgun sequence genomic DNA contains:
- the LOC136458935 gene encoding heat stress transcription factor C-1b-like, whose product MGSECKGHLQLHAAGYGIGVASPQQQLEQADAIAPFVEKTFRMVSDPATDAVVRWGGASNTFLVLDPATFSDYLLPSYFKHRNFASFVRQLNTYGFRKVDTDRWEFAHESFLRGQAHLLPLVVRKKKKAGGLGGCRDRDLLCEEGEDVRGTIRAVQRLREEQRGMEEELQAMDRRLRAAERRPGQMMAFLAKLADEPGVVLRAMLDKKEELAVAGNGSPTAPVEAAPGKRRRVGVGAEAGAGGAAELAQSRGAVPFPFSVLGQVFY is encoded by the exons ATGGGCAGCGAGTGCAAGGGCCACCTTCAGCTTCACGCCGCAGGCTACGGCATCGGCGTCGCCAGCCCGCAGCAGCAGCTGGAGCAGGCGGACGCCATCGCACCGTTCGTGGAGAAGACGTTCCGCATGGTGAGCGACCCGGCCACGGACGCCGTCGTGCGCTGGGGCGGCGCCAGCAACACCTTCCTCGTCCTCGATCCAGCCACCTTCTCCGACTACCTGCTGCCCTCCTACTTCAAGCACCGCAACTTCGCCAGCTTCGTTCGGCAGCTCAACACCTAC GGGTTCAGGAAGGTGGACACGGACCGGTGGGAGTTCGCGCACGAGTCGTTCCTCCGGGGCCAGGCGCACCTGCTGCCGCTGGTCGTGCGCAAGAAGAAGAAGGCGGGCGGCCTGGGCGGCTGCCGGGACCGGGACCTGCTGTGCGAGGAGGGGGAGGATGTGCGCGGGACCATCCGGGCCGTGCAGCGCCTGCGGGAGGAGCAGCGCGGGATGGAGGAGGAGCTGCAGGCCATGGACCGCCGCCTGCGCGCCGCCGAGAGACGCCCGGGCCAGATGATGGCGTTCCTCGCCAAGCTCGCGGACGAACCCGGCGTCGTGCTGCGCGCTATGCTCGACAAGAAGGAGGAACTGGCCGTGGCCGGCAACGGGTCGCCGACTGCGCCCGTGGAGGCGGCGCCGGGCAAAAGGCGGCGGGTCGGGGTCGGGGCCGAGGCCGGCGCGGGCGGGGCCGCGGAGCTGGCGCAGAGCAGGGGCGCCGTGCCGTTCCCGTTCTCTGTTCTCGGCCAAGTGTTCTACTAG